A genomic region of Nymphaea colorata isolate Beijing-Zhang1983 chromosome 2, ASM883128v2, whole genome shotgun sequence contains the following coding sequences:
- the LOC116248894 gene encoding glycine-rich protein 5-like, with protein MAPRRFFLPIAFAVILLFSHVLAREMEEKPAAEEKNDNVNIDDEKSLGTDQFGPGPRGGGPFGPGPRGGGPFGPGPRGGGPFGRGPFGRGPGGCRFFCGQRCCSEEEFAIFSSASADHTDQFGGWGGPGGGFGGGRGYGYGPGYGGGRGGYGYGRGYGGGFGRGYGPGSGGGFGRGCRFMCGGMCCSAEEYAKFAQNGN; from the exons ATGGCGCCTCGGAGGTTCTTCCTCCCCATTGCGTTCGCTGTCATCTTGCTCTTCTCCCACGTCCTTGCTCGCGAGATGGAAGAGAAACCAGCGGCTG aagaaaagaatgacaatGTGAACATTGATGATGAGAAATCACTTGGCACTGATCAGTTTGGTCCCGGCCCACGCGGTGGCGGTCCGTTTGGTCCCGGCCCACGCGGTGGCGGTCCCTTTGGTCCCGGCCCACGCGGTGGCGGTCCATTTGGCCGCGGCCCGTTTGGCCGTGGCCCTGGGGGCTGCCGATTCTTCTGTGGACAGAGGTGCTGTTCCGAGGAAGAGTTTGCCATCTTCAGCTCTGCCTCTGCGGATCATACTGATCAATTTGGTGGTTGGGGTGGACCCGGTGGTGGATTCGGAGGTGGCAGGGGATATGGATATGGACCTGGTTATGGAGGTGGGCGTGGTGGATATGGATATGGGCGTGGGTATGGAGGTGGATTTGGTCGGGGATATGGGCCTGGATCTGGGGGTGGATTTGGTCGGGGCTGCCGGTTCATGTGCGGGGGCATGTGCTGCTCTGCTGAGGAGTACGCCAAATTTGCTCAGAATGGGAACTAA